A genomic segment from Lates calcarifer isolate ASB-BC8 linkage group LG13, TLL_Latcal_v3, whole genome shotgun sequence encodes:
- the lg13h2orf68 gene encoding UPF0561 protein C2orf68 homolog isoform X2, with amino-acid sequence MRRNSRCLYVPVSKWTKTYSGVRSYIESCPVLKSIDDYDKEVKQAKELQRRRHTTTPRRPRRPDIQVYHPRRRYGSEPGAGAEAEEWNESGSSTETETHGTELFWLDYQADSGAITSFLVHKNDKPEKVVERVAEKNILDSSMRAALEARIQKEMDKRRDKR; translated from the exons ATGCGTCGAAACTCGCGGTGTTTGTATGTCCCAGTCAGCAAATGGACAAAAACCTATTCCGGAGTTAGGAGCTACATCGAGAGCTGCCCAGTGCTAAAATCAAT AGATGACTATGATAAAGAGGTGAAGCAAGCCAAAGAACTCCAGCGGCGGAGGCACACCACAACTCCTAGACGACCCCGTCGACCTGACATCCAAGTGTACCATCCACGGCGAAGAT ATGGATCAGAGCCAGGGGCCGGTGCTGAGGCTGAAGAGTGGAACGAGAGTGGGTCAAGCACTGAGACAGAGACCCATGGGACTGAACTCTTCTGGCTTGACTATCAGGCGGACTCTGGTGCCATTACGTCCTTCCTCGTGCACAAG AATGATAAGCCTGAGAAGGTAGTGGAGCGTGTTGCAGAAAAGAACATCTTGGATTCATCCATGAGGGCAGCTCTGGAGGCTCGGATTCAAAAGGAAATGGACAAAAGACGGGACAAACGCTGA
- the lg13h2orf68 gene encoding UPF0561 protein C2orf68 homolog isoform X1: MDILRDDEGHELKYKPGGRLDMSHGFLHHIRRNQIARDDYDKEVKQAKELQRRRHTTTPRRPRRPDIQVYHPRRRYGSEPGAGAEAEEWNESGSSTETETHGTELFWLDYQADSGAITSFLVHKNDKPEKVVERVAEKNILDSSMRAALEARIQKEMDKRRDKR, from the exons ATGGATATTTTGAGAGACGATGAAGGGCATGAGCTGAAATACAAACCTGGGGGCCGTTTGGATATGAGCCACGGCTTCCTGCACCATATCCGGAGGAACCAGATTGCTAG AGATGACTATGATAAAGAGGTGAAGCAAGCCAAAGAACTCCAGCGGCGGAGGCACACCACAACTCCTAGACGACCCCGTCGACCTGACATCCAAGTGTACCATCCACGGCGAAGAT ATGGATCAGAGCCAGGGGCCGGTGCTGAGGCTGAAGAGTGGAACGAGAGTGGGTCAAGCACTGAGACAGAGACCCATGGGACTGAACTCTTCTGGCTTGACTATCAGGCGGACTCTGGTGCCATTACGTCCTTCCTCGTGCACAAG AATGATAAGCCTGAGAAGGTAGTGGAGCGTGTTGCAGAAAAGAACATCTTGGATTCATCCATGAGGGCAGCTCTGGAGGCTCGGATTCAAAAGGAAATGGACAAAAGACGGGACAAACGCTGA